From a single Candidatus Zixiibacteriota bacterium genomic region:
- a CDS encoding amino acid transport protein: MTGTTLLIGLITGSVGSGFFIYGKKQRRWLPMLSGALLCVAPYFVENLTLLVCLSIVLCTVPFVIKGD, translated from the coding sequence ATGACCGGAACCACTCTCCTTATCGGGCTCATCACCGGATCGGTTGGCTCCGGATTTTTCATCTATGGCAAAAAGCAACGCCGGTGGCTGCCGATGCTCTCAGGAGCCCTGTTGTGTGTCGCGCCTTATTTTGTCGAGAACCTGACACTGCTTGTGTGCCTGTCGATAGTTCTCTGCACTGTCCCCTTTGTTATCAAGGGTGACTGA
- a CDS encoding PDZ domain-containing protein — MKRILPQSLIFALAVLFIGGDTIAQTKYRSKRSPNTNHARLGVFTQTVDDDLVDAFKLKVAYGVIVNSVVDDSPAEKAGIEEDDIIIALNGDRITDEDELIAKVSAGKAGDEVTVKIMRDGKELNLKATLDERDDNDNDNMRMFRSDNAPKAPRAPQTPNAPNRMNTSMSLQGYIGVSLFELNDQLSDYFGVTGKGGVVVTEVEKDSPASKAGLKAGDVIISADGDEIFDSGDLQSVIRDKKDGEKAELSITRNKNKMIISVTVEEREYESTWGNMNNFSIPDMGNFNFNMPAMRGLHRGNNDDGSWSFDSDEYQQSMKKLQAELEELRARLQALEKK; from the coding sequence ATGAAAAGGATTCTCCCGCAGTCTCTTATCTTTGCATTGGCTGTGCTTTTCATCGGCGGCGACACTATCGCCCAGACAAAATATCGCTCCAAACGCTCCCCGAACACCAATCATGCCCGCCTCGGTGTCTTTACCCAAACAGTCGATGACGACCTCGTGGACGCCTTCAAACTCAAAGTTGCTTATGGCGTCATTGTCAATTCCGTCGTCGATGACTCTCCCGCCGAAAAGGCCGGAATCGAAGAAGACGATATTATTATCGCCCTCAATGGCGACAGAATTACAGACGAAGATGAGCTTATTGCCAAAGTCTCTGCCGGAAAAGCCGGTGACGAAGTCACCGTCAAAATTATGCGCGACGGTAAAGAGCTGAACCTCAAAGCGACTCTTGATGAGCGCGATGACAACGATAATGACAATATGCGGATGTTTCGCAGTGATAATGCCCCTAAAGCCCCTCGCGCTCCGCAAACCCCAAATGCTCCGAATAGAATGAATACTTCTATGTCATTGCAGGGGTATATCGGCGTCTCGCTCTTTGAACTCAACGACCAGCTTTCGGACTATTTTGGCGTGACCGGCAAAGGCGGCGTGGTTGTGACCGAGGTCGAGAAAGATTCCCCGGCATCCAAGGCGGGTCTCAAAGCCGGCGATGTGATTATTTCAGCCGACGGCGATGAAATTTTTGATTCCGGCGATCTGCAATCGGTCATCCGCGACAAAAAAGACGGCGAAAAGGCCGAATTGTCTATCACTCGCAATAAAAATAAAATGATAATCTCGGTCACCGTCGAAGAGCGCGAATACGAATCGACCTGGGGAAATATGAATAACTTCTCGATACCCGATATGGGGAACTTCAATTTCAATATGCCAGCAATGCGCGGTCTCCATCGCGGGAATAATGATGACGGCTCATGGTCATTTGACTCTGATGAATACCAGCAAAGCATGAAAAAACTTCAGGCCGAGCTCGAAGAACTTCGCGCCCGGCTTCAGGCTCTTGAAAAGAAATAG
- a CDS encoding isocitrate/isopropylmalate dehydrogenase family protein, whose product MAKHTITLIPGDGIGPEVTAATVRILDAARVDIDWDYQLGGLQAIEKFGSTVPDSLIESISKNKIALKGPLTTPIGKGFKSANVTLRQKLDLYVNLRPVKSISGLNRRYHNVNLIVVRENTEDLYAGIETVVSPGVTHATKVVTEKASRRIAKWAFEYARANGRKKITLVHKANIMKITDGLFLSVFEEVAKDYPDIVSNNRIIDALCMDLVLDPTQYDMLVLGNLFGDIVSDLAAGLVGGLGLVPGANIGENCALFEAVHGTAPDIAGKNIANPSALIFSAVLMLRHIGEHEAANKIWRAMIYTLAVDNHLTRDLGGTCSTDEFANQIIRELN is encoded by the coding sequence ATGGCAAAGCACACAATTACCCTTATCCCGGGCGATGGCATCGGCCCCGAAGTTACCGCCGCAACTGTGCGAATACTGGATGCCGCCCGAGTGGATATTGACTGGGATTACCAGCTTGGAGGACTCCAGGCGATTGAAAAATTTGGCTCGACCGTTCCCGATTCGCTTATTGAGTCCATTAGCAAAAATAAGATTGCTCTCAAAGGCCCCCTTACAACACCAATCGGCAAAGGCTTCAAATCGGCCAATGTCACTCTGAGACAAAAGCTGGACCTCTATGTGAATCTCCGTCCGGTCAAATCGATAAGCGGTCTGAATCGGCGCTACCATAATGTGAATTTGATAGTCGTGCGGGAAAACACCGAGGATCTCTATGCCGGCATAGAAACTGTCGTCTCGCCGGGCGTGACCCATGCCACAAAAGTAGTCACCGAAAAGGCATCGCGGCGGATTGCCAAATGGGCATTCGAATATGCCCGCGCCAATGGCCGCAAAAAGATTACGCTCGTTCACAAGGCCAATATCATGAAAATCACCGATGGGCTATTTCTGTCGGTTTTTGAGGAGGTCGCAAAAGACTATCCAGACATTGTCTCAAACAATCGGATAATCGACGCGCTCTGTATGGATTTGGTCCTGGATCCGACCCAATACGATATGCTCGTATTGGGCAATCTTTTCGGGGACATTGTCTCAGATTTGGCCGCCGGACTTGTCGGAGGATTGGGACTTGTCCCGGGCGCAAATATCGGCGAGAATTGCGCCCTGTTTGAGGCCGTTCATGGCACCGCGCCGGATATTGCCGGAAAAAATATCGCCAATCCGAGTGCGCTTATTTTTTCCGCCGTGCTGATGCTTCGCCATATCGGGGAGCACGAAGCCGCCAATAAAATCTGGCGGGCGATGATCTACACTCTGGCTGTTGACAATCACCTGACCCGCGATCTAGGCGGCACCTGCTCGACTGATGAGTTCGCCAACCAGATTATCCGTGAACTGAATTAG
- the hprK gene encoding HPr(Ser) kinase/phosphatase — protein sequence MATITVEQLYLSRTNELELTLLSSNSSGLQKDILNAEVHRPGLALTGYFERFPNKRIQVLGETEVGYMAQLAQERLLEISNMMFAADIPLVIISKGITPPLEFIDCGDRYNTAIISSRLTTAELTNRLSAFLDHKFAPSTNVHGTLVDVYGVGLLYTGRSGIGKSEVALDLVERGHRLVADDICKITRVAPDVIIGSGSELLGHHMEIRGVGIIDLEELFGIRAIRLQKRVEVEVHLTTWDETATYERLGLEDNTTTILGVQIPILNVPISPGKNITVISEVIAMNHMLKVYGENSAVEFSKKLSQRLSRQSTTKEYLESDYE from the coding sequence ATGGCGACTATAACAGTTGAACAACTCTACCTCTCGCGCACCAATGAACTTGAACTGACCCTCCTCAGTTCAAATTCCTCCGGCCTGCAAAAAGATATTCTCAATGCCGAAGTCCACCGGCCGGGACTTGCCCTCACCGGCTATTTCGAACGCTTTCCCAACAAACGCATTCAGGTCCTGGGTGAAACCGAGGTCGGCTACATGGCTCAGCTCGCCCAAGAACGCCTGCTTGAAATTTCGAATATGATGTTCGCCGCCGACATTCCGCTTGTGATAATATCCAAAGGGATCACGCCGCCGCTTGAGTTTATCGATTGCGGTGACAGGTATAACACGGCCATCATCTCCAGCCGATTGACAACGGCCGAGCTGACTAACCGGCTTTCGGCGTTTTTAGATCACAAATTTGCCCCTTCAACAAATGTCCATGGCACACTTGTCGATGTCTACGGTGTCGGACTGCTTTATACCGGCCGCTCGGGAATTGGAAAATCAGAAGTCGCCCTTGACCTCGTCGAGCGTGGGCATCGTTTGGTCGCCGATGATATCTGCAAGATTACTCGTGTGGCTCCCGATGTCATTATCGGCTCAGGCTCGGAACTGCTTGGGCATCATATGGAAATTCGCGGCGTGGGGATTATCGACCTTGAGGAGCTTTTCGGTATCCGCGCCATTCGTCTGCAGAAGCGTGTCGAAGTCGAAGTTCATCTGACCACATGGGATGAAACCGCGACCTATGAGCGGCTGGGGCTTGAAGACAACACGACAACTATTCTGGGGGTGCAAATCCCGATTCTCAATGTGCCGATATCGCCGGGGAAAAACATCACAGTTATATCCGAAGTTATCGCCATGAATCATATGCTCAAAGTCTATGGCGAAAACTCGGCGGTCGAATTTTCGAAAAAACTCTCTCAGCGTCTCTCCCGCCAATCGACTACCAAAGAGTACCTCGAATCCGATTACGAGTGA
- a CDS encoding GIY-YIG nuclease family protein produces the protein MSAHKKPLKLYILRCRDNSLYTGITTDIDERLRAHNAGNAAKYTRARLPVNVVYTEQCSSRSLALKREWQIKGWTKRKKEAFVKESAQPFIKAGQPH, from the coding sequence ATGTCAGCGCACAAAAAGCCGCTCAAACTCTACATTCTTCGCTGCCGCGATAATAGTCTGTATACCGGAATAACAACTGATATAGACGAGCGGCTTCGTGCGCACAACGCTGGTAATGCAGCCAAATACACTCGCGCTCGTCTACCGGTCAATGTGGTCTACACAGAACAGTGCAGTTCGCGATCACTTGCTCTCAAAAGAGAATGGCAGATTAAAGGATGGACCAAACGGAAAAAAGAGGCGTTTGTGAAGGAGTCTGCTCAACCATTCATCAAGGCCGGACAGCCGCATTGA